Part of the Cryptosporangium arvum DSM 44712 genome, GTTCTTTCCCCGCTCGGAGGGCGCGGTCGTCCCCGAGGCCGGTTCGGACGCCGTCGGCGCGCCGACGCACGGCACGTTCCGCACCGCGGCCCGCCGCCTGCCGGCGATCGCCGACATGAACTTCGACGTCGTCTACCTGCCGCCGATCCACCCGATCGGCCGGGTCAACCGCAAGGGCAAGAACAACACGCTGACGCCGGGCCCGGAGGACGTCGGCTCGCCGTGGGCGATCGGCTCGGCCGAGGGCGGGCACGACGCGATCCACCCGCAGCTGGGCACGTTCGAGGACTTCGACGCGTTCGTCGCCCGCACCCGCGAGCTGGGCATGGAGGTCGCGCTCGACCTCGCCCTGCAGTGCGCGCCGGACCACCCGTGGGTCACCGAGCACCCGGAGTGGTTCACGACGCTGCCCGACGGCACGATCGCCTACGCGGAGAACCCGCCGAAGAAGTACCAGGACATCTACCCGCTCAACTTCGACAACGACCGGAACGGCATCTACGCCGAGATGCTCCGCGTCGTACTGCTCTGGGTCTCGCACGGCGTGAAGATCTTCCGGGTCGACAACCCCCACACGAAGCCGACCGACTTCTGGCACTGGCTGATCTGGGAGGTCAAGAAGGTCGATCCGGACGTGCTGTTCCTAGCCGAGGCCTTCACCCGCCCGGCGATGATGCACCACCTGGCGAAGATCGGCTTCACCCAGTCGTACACCTACTTCACCTGGCGCACGGCCAAGTGGGAGATCGAGGAGTACGGCCGCGAGCTGGTCGAGTCCGGGCACTACATGCGCCCGAACTTTTTCGTGAACACCCCCGACATCCTGCACGCGTCGCTGCAGTACGGCGGTCCGGCGATGTTCGCGATCCGCGCGGTGCTGGCGAGCATGATGTCGCCCACCTGGGGGGTCTACTCCGGCTACGAGCTCTACGAGCACGTCGCGGTGCGCCCTGGTTCCGAGGAGTACCTGGACTCGGAGAAGTACCAGCTGCGTCCCCGCGACTGGAAGCAGGCCGAAGCGGAGGGGCGTACGCTGGCTCCGTTCCTGGGTCGGCTCAACGAGTTGCGCCGTGCCCACCCGGCGCTGCACCGGCTCACGAACCTCCGCTTCCACCACGTCGACAACGAAGCGCTGCTCTGTTTCTCCAAGCAATCGGGGGACGACACCGTCCTCGTGGTGTGCACGCTCGACCCGCACAACACCCACTGGGGCAACACAGCGCTCGACATGCCGGAGCTCGGGTTCGACTGGCACGAGCGGTTCCGGGTAGTCGATGAGCTCACCGGGGCAAGTTTCGATTGGGGACAGCACAACGCTGTCCGCCTCGACCCGTACCAGCAGGTCGCGCACGTGTTCTCGATCCACCGCCAGACGTCCTGAGGGCGCACATGACCATTTCACTGCCTCACCCGCCCAGACTGCGGGCCCACACGCCGGACCGGTCCGTCGAGACCGCCGCGGCGCACCCGCACACCGCTGACGGGCATCTCGTCGAACCCCAGTCCGAGAGCTTCAAGCACGCGCGGCAACTGCCGCTCGATCCGGACTGGTACAAGCGCGCGGTCTTCTACGAAGCGCTCGTGCGGGCCTTCTCCGACTCCGACGGGGACGGCACCGGCGACCTGGACGGTCTGACCGCCAAGCTGGACTACCTGGCCTGGCTCGGCATCGACTGCATCTGGCTGCC contains:
- a CDS encoding alpha-1,4-glucan--maltose-1-phosphate maltosyltransferase, with protein sequence MTGRFAIEDITPVVAAGLYPARAVVGELMPVSATVFREGHDAVGANVVWTAPDGRRTPFAPMVRGENDRWHASVVPDSPGRWTFVVEAWGDPYETWHHAVEVKIAAGQSAVELANDLETGARLLLKAGRFAPRQRRDELFEAAAALRDTTRPLAERVEQGLALADVMRERPVRDLVTRSPAFSVWVDRERALYGAWYEFFPRSEGAVVPEAGSDAVGAPTHGTFRTAARRLPAIADMNFDVVYLPPIHPIGRVNRKGKNNTLTPGPEDVGSPWAIGSAEGGHDAIHPQLGTFEDFDAFVARTRELGMEVALDLALQCAPDHPWVTEHPEWFTTLPDGTIAYAENPPKKYQDIYPLNFDNDRNGIYAEMLRVVLLWVSHGVKIFRVDNPHTKPTDFWHWLIWEVKKVDPDVLFLAEAFTRPAMMHHLAKIGFTQSYTYFTWRTAKWEIEEYGRELVESGHYMRPNFFVNTPDILHASLQYGGPAMFAIRAVLASMMSPTWGVYSGYELYEHVAVRPGSEEYLDSEKYQLRPRDWKQAEAEGRTLAPFLGRLNELRRAHPALHRLTNLRFHHVDNEALLCFSKQSGDDTVLVVCTLDPHNTHWGNTALDMPELGFDWHERFRVVDELTGASFDWGQHNAVRLDPYQQVAHVFSIHRQTS